From Mesorhizobium sp. Pch-S:
GGCGGCGTGCATCAGTTCCATCGACAGGATGGTGAAGCTGTCGTCGATCTGCTGGCGTACCCGCTCGACAACGTAGGGCGCGTTGGTGCCGACATCCTCCACGCCGCCCGCGATGGGACGTGAGTCGAACGAGGTCGGCTGCGCCAACGAGCGGGCCTCGGCAGCCATTGCCATCAGCGGCGCTTCCACCACCAGGAAGGCATGATGGGTGTTTTCCGTGCCGAGGTAGCGCGGCAGCTTCGTGTGGGTGGGGTTGTTCAACTTCAGCACGCGCTCGGACGACGCCGTGGCATGATGCGCCAGCACGATGCCCAGCTCCTCGAAGGAAATGACCCATGGCAGCGGTTCGAAATTGGCCGTCGGCAACACAGCGCCGCCTTGGACGTAACCTTTGCGGGCCTGCGGCAGGTCGGATTTCGGCTCGACGTCGATGGTGATGCCGGGATTGTCGTCTGAGGAATTGATCTGGATTTCCACCAGCGCCTTGGTTCGGGCCAGGCTGTCGGCGAAGCTGCCAAGCAGGTATGGCGCCGTGCGAAAGCTCAGCGGATCTTGCAGGATGCGCTTTTCGTCTGCCTGCCAGAGATAGCTGCCGGCCAGCACATCCCGAAGCCCGGAAGTCGAATCGACATAGCTCGGAAAGGGCCTGAGTGCCGCGACATCCTGCAGGAGCGGCGAGACGTTTCCATTCAGCCCTTCCAGGCTGAGACCGTAGACCAGCTTCGAGGTCTCCAGCAGCTGTTCCGCGTCGTGGATGGCGATGGAAGCGAGTGCTGCCGCATAGGCGTTGGAGCTCAGGATCGCCAGTCCGTCCTTGCCGAACGGCTTCAGCGGTTCGATGCCGGCGGCGGCCAATGCCTCCTTGGCAGGCATGCGTTGGTCCTTGTGGTAGACCTCGCCTTCACCCAGCATGGCCAGTCCGATGTGGCTGAGCAGCGTCATGTCGGCCTGGCCCACCGAGCCGCGCGAGGGCATCACTGGTGTGATATCGTTGTTCAGGAATGCGACGAGCATTTCGGCGACATGCGGCTGGACACCAGGGCCGCCGGTCAGGATGTTGTTCAGGCGGACCGCCATCGCGGCGCGCACGACCGGAACGGCGGTGTCGGGACCGACGCCGACGGAATGGGCGCGCAGCAGCCCCTCGTTGAATTCCCGCGAAGCCTCCATCAGCTCAGGCGTCAGTTCGCCCTTGGCATCGACCATCTTGCGGTCCTTGTTCCAGCCGACGCCGACGGTCAGGCCGTAGATTTCCTGCCCTTCTTTCGCGCCCTGCAGAAGCACTGCATAGGCACGCTT
This genomic window contains:
- the hutH gene encoding histidine ammonia-lyase, with product MKSLRLLSGTIGIVLLLSGTALADVALSGHGTTPEMIVRVANGENVSVSGESINKVKRAYAVLLQGAKEGQEIYGLTVGVGWNKDRKMVDAKGELTPELMEASREFNEGLLRAHSVGVGPDTAVPVVRAAMAVRLNNILTGGPGVQPHVAEMLVAFLNNDITPVMPSRGSVGQADMTLLSHIGLAMLGEGEVYHKDQRMPAKEALAAAGIEPLKPFGKDGLAILSSNAYAAALASIAIHDAEQLLETSKLVYGLSLEGLNGNVSPLLQDVAALRPFPSYVDSTSGLRDVLAGSYLWQADEKRILQDPLSFRTAPYLLGSFADSLARTKALVEIQINSSDDNPGITIDVEPKSDLPQARKGYVQGGAVLPTANFEPLPWVISFEELGIVLAHHATASSERVLKLNNPTHTKLPRYLGTENTHHAFLVVEAPLMAMAAEARSLAQPTSFDSRPIAGGVEDVGTNAPYVVERVRQQIDDSFTILSMELMHAAQAADLRLKEHPERKLATATAKLHDAFREKVPFLDQDRSMTPDISAGAAFLKTYGSKTQ